The DNA region CTGCCGATTATGTTTTTGTCCTTGACCCATGGTGGAATCCTGCGGCTGAAATACAAGCGATTAACAGAGCTCATAGAATAGGGCAGGATAAAAAAGTTTTTTCATACAAGTTCATTACAAAGGACAGCATTGAAGAAAAAATCCTTAATTTGCAGGAAAAGAAAAAATTCCTTGCTGACGAATTTATAAATAATAATCCGCTAAAAACATTAAGTGAAAATGAAATTGAAAACCTTTTTAATTAAAAAGAGATTCTATGTTGATTTGTGTGGGTGAAAAAAAATTAAAGCCACAGATTCACAGACTAAAATTAATTTCTATGCAATATTCTAATAAGATATATGCAGAGCGGTCATAAACTGCGTTTTGCTATACCGTGTAAACAAATAATAATCAATACGTTAAACATAGTGCCAAATCTCAAATTATGACTAGACGAAGTATATGTCCTTTAGTCCGGATATATCTGGATCTGGCGAAAATTCATTAATTAATATCTCGTTAGAAAAAAAAGAAAATTTACAGATCGTAAACTCACCCCTTTGTCCCATAGAGAGGATGCCATCACACTCAGTGAGTTTGGTTTTCCCCTTTAGGGAATCTAAGGGGTACAGCTATGCAAATAATGAGTTTTCTTATAAGCACTAATTACAAAAAGAGTAATTTTGTAATCTGTGAATCTGTGGCAAATTTGATTACCCACAGTATTTGACATAGAACTATAATTAATAACAAAAAGAGATGAAAATAAAAATTGTAAATAAATCAAAACACAAATTACCTGCTTATGAAACAGAACTTTCTGCAGGAATGGATATTCATGCAAATATTGAAAAAAACATGAAGATAAAACCACTAGAAAGAATAGTGATTCCAACTTCACTTTTTATTGAATTACCACAAGGTTTTGAAGCACAGATAAGACCACGTAGCGGAATGGCTTTTAAATATGGAATTACCGTTTTGAACACACCGGGAACCATTGATGCAGATTACAGAGGTGAGATTAAAGTCTTATTAATTAATCTTTCAAATGAAGATTTTTTAATAGAAGACGGACAGAGAATAGCACAAATGATTATCTCCAAACACGAAAAAATTGAATGGCAAAAAGTGGATGTTTTAAACAAAACCAAAAGAGGAACAGGTGGTTACGGACATACAGGGGAATGATGAATGTAGTCTATAAACTAGCGAATGAATAGTTTAGGAAACAATAAA from Bacteroidota bacterium includes:
- the dut gene encoding dUTP diphosphatase, coding for MKIKIVNKSKHKLPAYETELSAGMDIHANIEKNMKIKPLERIVIPTSLFIELPQGFEAQIRPRSGMAFKYGITVLNTPGTIDADYRGEIKVLLINLSNEDFLIEDGQRIAQMIISKHEKIEWQKVDVLNKTKRGTGGYGHTGE